The region aatatacctaACATAATAGgtgtagcattacatcatttgctcaccagtAGATcaactgcagtgaatgggtgccgtcacagaAAGAGATGATAAAATCATCTCCATAATCACAGCACTCAATTAATATCTCGAGAAGACAAAAGCAGTGTGTTTGCtagaaacaaacccatcattaagatgttaatgataaaactaaaacaagtcCGTAATCCACGCCATAAATGCGATATAATCCACCGAAAAGGCCGTCTCgtctgaatcgggagagaaataTGCTCTATGAAATTATTAAGAAAGTGTTAAAAcatcataatgatatttttgtttcttacaaacatgcagctttttacgCCATGAGTCGTTAACTGATGAACGGAGTGGTGTTTATtaccattctgacggcacccatttactgcagagcaaGAGATGCAACGCTAAACtgctccaaatctgatgaagaaacaaactcatagACGTTTTTAACGGCCCTATCCTATGATGTCCTTGTATCTAATTTCCTATCAGTAAATCACGTTTATATAATCGTATAACTCAATATATTGTATCGGCAtctcaaaaaaaacatctgttaaacaacaaaaataatatggaAAATCCATTTTggaagcttttttattttctcgGCGCTGCAAGCTGTGTCAGAATGCACACAGTTAACGTTCGTACCAAGATTTTGTAGTTACTCTGATTTCGTTGTCTTCCTTGTCCCTTTAACTGGCAAGCCTGTTAAGTATCGTGTCTCAGGAAATGTAACAGCGTTACGTTATCTCCGGCTCCAGCTGGTAACTGAGCTCAGCCCCGAGTCACATGACTTCATGAACACAAAGACTATTAGATCAGCTGAGAGAGAGCGCTCGTGCGGGAAAACGAAACCTAAGCCTGTGGCTCATGCTATCCTCAATCGTTCCAAACAAGCACACTGCATGCTCACTGTGTTGATATGAAGCCTTGCGGCATTTTAAGCTTTTCTAGCGGCCTCTGTTCAAACAGGTAGGATCTTCTTTAGACCGATAATGGCTGCTTTGTTTACTAGAAATGAGAGTAATGCTGAAGGCATTTGCGTGActttcagttttgtttctcaTGATGCAGTGCATATTTAGGATGAAGGAGAGACTAGTATAAAACAGCACACAATAAATTAGTCATTCAGTTTGGACAGGCATTCAATGAGTGCGTACACAGGGTAAGACCTATGCTATTATTTCAATTGTTTGTCGTTTTATATTATTCCTATTCTGTTTTCCTAATTTATTTCTAAAGGTTTATATTGTAGCGCTTGGCATTGTTTGTTAAAGTAGTAACAAAcggcatttattaatcttaatttaagcatttaaagccaaacattgggtgttaacattattaatggattgtaagttaaaagaaaaatgtatttcgtTTAACTGACGTcaataaagattaataaatgcttgttATTCAATGTCAACATCtatataattaattactgtaacgttgtactgtttatttagttatatattcTAAGCTGTGTTATTGTGAGGTGCATTAAGtatttagtatattatttagtagtttatttattaagtatttagtAGTTATTTTGTAGTCTGTTGTGATCTGCTTTTGAAAACTAATTTTTcctgattttaatttattatatttgtagcTTTGACTATAATGTACCGTATATTAGGCATTAGTTATCATCCCAAGCCATTCTGTGTTTTGAGGATTGATTTTCATCACTTGTTTGATGATTTCTCTTTTGCATTGATATTCAGCAAAgttatatttaagataaatgcCAAATTATTATCTATGTAGGTCTAAAGTaatgtttgtgctgtttttacagATGCAAATATGGATGACGCAATTCGTAAGAAAgtgatcaaaataataaaaaagcatccACATGGGATTGCTTTTAATGAATTAGCAAGAGGAGGTCTTTGCTCAGAAACATAAACAGGCCCTTTTGCCGGCTGAACTGGGCTTCCCTTCAGTGGAAGCCTTTGTGGACTCTCTTGGCGGGGATCTGTTGGTGGAAGATGGTGTAATCTTTCACAAAACCAACATAGTTCTTTCAGGTACATCTAGAttcattaatttagttaatataaGTATAACTGTTTTGCAAAGGATTTCTCAAAAAGTGCACTGTAATAAAAGAGAAGTATTGGATTCCtcttttttatacaaaaaaaaaagtttaatataaatatatatatatatatatatatatatatatatatatatatatatatatatatatatatttaatataataatttattattataatttttcttataatttttATACAGATGAAGACTTTCAAAAGACGTGCAGAAATGTTGTGGATTTGGTAAAAAGCCACCAGGAAGGCATTCCTCTTTCAAAACTAGCAGCATTTATAAAAGTGAATATGGGAGGCCTCTGATAAAGAAAGAACTTGGCATCTCATCGATAGCAGATTTCGTTGACTCTCTGAACCCAGAGCTATATGTAATAAATGGCCAAATTTTCTACAGGATTGCCAAGGCTAAAGCTTCAAGCCATACAGGTAATGATTTGTTTCTGATGTTGCAATATAATAGTTCTGTTCACTCTCACATGTGTCCTcatatgcttttctttttattttatcttatcagCACCACCCGTGCATGTTAATGGGGTTTTTAAAGAAGTTGTGGAGCTGGTTAAGAACCATCCCACAGGCATTCCTCTTAGGAAGTTGTCCATGTTTTACAGTCAAGAGTATCGGCGTAACCTCACCGTGTCAGAGTTTGGTTTCAGAACAATCACCTCCTTCGTTGTTTCTCTGAGCGATGAGCTAGTGTGTGGAGAGAAAGTCTTCCACAAGAATCACAGAGCAGCACCTGCAGCCCAACACCTGCAAACCTACCAAGAGTGAACAATAACTTTCGACATCTCTGCGAAGCCAACAAGCCCTGTAGTTACTTTTGGAGCTGACTTTGCTGAAAGAGGTAGTGAAATGACGCAAAGAGAAACTGATGGAGAAAGTTAAAGAGGTTATTAAAGCGTATCCAGCATAAGTCATTCCATTATTGAATTGCAGAATGGCTACTACCTACCTCCTATTGGGTCGACCCTTCCATTAGATCTCTACATGTCACTTTATGACAACCATACAGCTAAACAGCCTACTTCCTCTTGTCTTGTTGGAAATAATAAGCGAGCAGGAGCAAAGTGCCTTGAAAGTCTgagaatatacttttttaaagttatgCATTATTGCATGTTCTTAAATCTTAAACTTAATCCGCTTTTTATGCTTGTATGGCGCGCAAAGAAAGATTATCGAGGAAGTAAAGAAGGTTCAGCCCGTGCGTGTTGTGGTAAATGAACAAGTGGGTCGGTCCAAGGCAGGATCTCCTTTTAGCCGGTTTCCAAATTTAACCGTCTCACCCACAGCAATCCCTTGTAATCTGTCCACAAGTGACTTCCCAGTTCTTGGTACTACGGTGTCCAGAACTGAGGAGAAGAAAGCTGAAGGAGGAAAGGGGCCTGTCTTCAATGAATCCTACTACAGCCAAGTGAGAGAGGTCCATGGTGCTAACATGAGAGCAGCAGAAGCCTTGCTGGAAGATGAAGACAATTTTGGGAGACGGAGAAAGACCATGAGCTCAAAGGATGTGAACTGTTTGGTAGAGGATGTCATGAGAGCCCTTGCAGGCGAAGGAGAGCATGTCACCCTCGACAGGGTCTGTGTCTTGTGAAATAACAAACCAGAACAACTTTTTGCTCATCACAATGTAAAAGTgtatcaattttattttgtgttgttgtgAAGGTGATCAGCAGAGTTTGTTCACTTCTGCAAGTGTCCAGCTTGAAAGATATGAATATCGACACTCGTCGGCATCTGCCTGCAGTGCAGGAACTTCAGCGCACCATCAAGGAGATCAATATGTATATCGAGGTACAAGGTCTTGAAAAACCTCCTGGTGCATGTTTATGATTTGAAATTGTGCCTTGACATCACATcatagatttgtttttctttctaaatcAGTCAGTGGAAGTGGTTTCCTCTATATGCACGCTTTACGAATTGGGACAGGCTTTGGCCAACCTGAAGAACAAGAAGCGCTTTGAAGAACTCCATCTGGGCCCTCTCTGCAAGATCCTCTTATTCacagaatgttca is a window of Puntigrus tetrazona isolate hp1 unplaced genomic scaffold, ASM1883169v1 S000000142, whole genome shotgun sequence DNA encoding:
- the LOC122332684 gene encoding uncharacterized protein LOC122332684, producing MSLYDNHTAKQPTSSCLVGNNKRAGAKKIIEEVKKVQPVRVVVNEQVGRSKAGSPFSRFPNLTVSPTAIPCNLSTSDFPVLGTTVSRTEEKKAEGGKGPVFNESYYSQVREVHGANMRAAEALLEDEDNFGRRRKTMSSKDVNCLVEDVMRALAGEGEHVTLDRVISRVCSLLQVSSLKDMNIDTRRHLPAVQELQRTIKEINMYIESVEVVSSICTLYELGQALANLKNKKRFEELHLGPLCKILLFTECSK